CCAATTGCAGTTACCAATAGGGAATATGAAATGTCCATCGCTACCTTTTCGGATGTTGGGGAACTGAGAAACTACGTCGGAGGGATGCTTCCACTGCGCATTGATTACCTCTGCTACCCAGTTAAGCAGCCATTTCTTGACCTGCTCATCTGAGCTTTGCAAATCTCTGAGTCGATCTCTTCCGATAAGTCGCATATAGAAACTCCCAATCTGGGAGCGATTATTATCCTTCTAAATGTGAATGTCAACTCTCCCATAATGGGATATTTGAATGGGGAAGATGCCGCGCTCACCGCCTCTGATGTTTATGGTGCGGAATCTACCGCGTTGGCGAACGTCCCGGTCATTAGCACCTAGTTATGTGCTACACTGATTTACGTGAATATGTTCCAAGGAGGCCAAGATGGCGAATGTTAACTTTACCGGGGCGGTAGATCGCGACCTGCTCAAGCGCGCCAAGGTCATTGCCGCCAAGACGGATACATCGGTGAACGCACTGTTCAACGCTGAGCTGCGCCATCTGGTGGAGACTTTTGAAGCCGCCGAGACCAGCAGCAACCAGAACTTCAGGGTTCTGCTCGATTTCTCGCTTGGGCGGCTTGCCGACGACGAGGCCATGCGTGCGCTGGGCATCGACAGTGAGGAAGAGATGTTCCTGTTGATGGCACAAGCTCACTTGCCAATGCCGAGGCTGCCAGAGGCCGTTACGCGCAGCATGGTCGATAGTCTGCACGCGCTGCCGTCCTGAGCGGGCGACCTGATGTCGTCGAATGTTGTTCTGCTGCCGGACGCTGGGCCACTCATTACGTTGGCCTACGCGGACGCGCTCGACGTACTGTTTAAACCTCGCTGGTCCGTCATGCTGGTCGACATGGTCCTGCACGAAGTCACGCGGAACCAGACGCCGACCAGTAAGAAACTGGCGAAGTGGGCCAAGTCCAAAAAGCTGCCGGTAGTTCCGACCAAGACCTTTCAGCACTACCAACGGACAGCGCCCGCACGCAAGTCGAACCTTGGCGAACTGGCGATTCAGGAGGCCATGAACGACTTCGCCCTTGAACAGCCGCCGAAGACCGCAGTGTTCCTGTTCGAGGACCACAAGATAGCCCGCGCCAGTTTTCACGTGCCGGACAACTGCCGCAAGATCAGCACGCGAGCCTTCCTGATATTCCTTGAAGAAAAAGGCTGGCTTGAGTCGGCGGCGGATGTTGAACGCCGTGCCTTGCAAGCCGGACGCGCCTTTTCCAGCCTGCGGTTTCCACCGTAAGGCTGAGTTGTCCGTAACGGTGTAGCGGCGAATTCCGGTCGCCTGATACGTTTGCCTTAATGAAAAGAATAGTTACTTCAAGAACTTTCATGCTTTCTGATGCAGCCCAAACCATAGGCCAGATTGCTAGTTAGGCGAAAAAGAAGCATCACAAATAACGCAAGTTAGAAGAATCTGGGTCGCGGTTGTCAGGCGAAAATGCCGATTGCCTTGACAGGCCGTCCGACATTTAACATTTAGCAAAGATGACAACCTACGTCGACAATATGCAGATAGTATGGCGCGGAAAGCGCTGGTGCCACCTCGTCGCGGATTCGCTCGAAGAGTTGCATGATTTTGCTTTGCGCTTGGAATTGAAACGAGAATGGTTCCAGCAGAATGCCTCATATCCACATTACGACTTAACTATCGAGCTGCGCGAGTTGGCCTTAGTTCTGGGCGCAACGAAGGGAAATAGATCGCAAATCATCGGATGCGCCAAAATCTTGAAGGAACAACTGATGCAAAGCAGAAGAGAGTTGTGTCGGCCGAATCAAATGGCATTGTTTGAATAATGATCACAATCAAGAAAGCCCGCGTCAGCTTTCCTGATCGGACATCTCTTCAGACTAATAGCTAATATGTATATAAGTGCTGAGTCGCTAGATGATCTGTTGTTGAAGGTCTACGAAAGACTTCTTAAGGTCAGAAAAAAGGTCTTGCCACGTAAAGGCTCAAATGCCGAATTGCAGGGAGTTTTGCTTAGGATCGGTGATCCAAGAATGCGGTTTAGCCGCACCGAAATTAAGAGTACGCTAGTGAGTTGTCTTGGTGAGCTCGTCTGGTACCTATCAGGCTCGAACGAATTGGCGTTTATTCAGTATTACATTGAGCGCTATGGTCAGTATTCCGATGACGGCACGACTATTCACGGAGCATACGGTCCGCGAATGTTTTCCGATGAAGGTACTAGCCAGTTTTCCAAGGTTAGAGATTTATTGAAGCAGCATTCAGACACACGAAAAGCTGTAATTCAGATATTTGACGCGTCCGATACGGAGCAGGAGTTTAAGGACGTTCCGTGTACATGCACATTGCAGTTCATGGCTCGTTACGGTCGCTTGCATTTGTTCGTAAACATGCGCTCTAACGATGCCTATCGAGGATTGCCGCACGATGTTTTTGCGTTCACGATGATCCAAGAAATCATGGCACGTAGCCTCGGCTTGGAACTCGGAACGTACAAGCATGCCGTTGCGAGCCTTCATCTCTATGATGACTGTAGAGAGAGTGCGGAGCAATTCATTAGGGAGGCGTTTCAAGAGAAGATTCCCATGCCTCCAATGCCTAAGGCTGATCCATTCCTTTCCATTCCAGTTGTTTTGGACTACGAGAGAAGGATTCGACAAGGTGAAAGGGTTCCCGTTCGGTCTATTCCGATTGATCCGTATTGGGCAGACTTGATAAGGATTCTTCGCTTCCATTCATATGCGAAGCGTGGCCGGAGCCGTGACGCTAATTCCACTGTTGTGAGATACATGCATTCCAATGTCTACGACGCCTACTTTAGAAAGGTACAAGCTAAAGCACAGGCCAAAGAAGAAGATCTACCGCAAAAGGAATTGTTTCCACCTGTATTGAGCGAGGCAAGCGATGAAGTACCCTCTCGATAACTTGCTTAAGCGTTTGGACGATCCTGTTTTTAGAGGGACAAATGTTATTTCTTGGGGTAGTCCAGTCCCTTCTTTTGGCGATCTGTCGCGGTCCACCGTTGCCACACTTGGTCTGAATCCAAGCAATCGAGAATTCGTTGACCCTGCAGGAAATGAGTTGGACGGTGCTTTTCGGCGGTTTCACACATTGAAATCCCTTGGATTGAAAAAGTGGTCAGCGGCAAGTACTAAGCACTTGGACCTGATTTCCATTTCGTGTCGGGACTACTTTTCGCGCAATCCTTATGATCAATGGTTTCGAGGGCTTGACCAGATCATTTCGGGTACAAAAGCTTCGTACTATGGTAGTTCGGCAAATGCATGTCACCTCGACTTGATTCCATATGCAACAACTTGTAAGTGGACCGAGCTGACAAGCCAGCAACAATTATCACTATTGAATTCAGCTGGGGATACGCTGGGGCTGTTACTAAAAGCCGCGCCGGTTAGGCTCTTAGTTCTGAATGGCGCGAGCGTCATCAACAACCTAGAGAGACTTTCCGGCATCAAGTTGGACAAAAAGCCGATTCGAGATTGGACGCTCCCAAGGAATTCCGGTAAAGGCATTGAGGGGTTTGCCTATCAAGGAACTATAAGGGAAGTGGCAGGAATACGGCTCAGTCGAGATATTCACATACTCGGCTTTAATCACAACATTCAAAGCAGCTTTGGCGTTACAAATGAAGTCAAGTTATCAATTCGACGTTGGATATCAAGTGCTGCAGAAGGAGTACTTTCTTGAGGCCTGGAGATAGAGCCCTAGCGAAACAGATCGACGATTCCTTAAGGGAATTCGACCTAAAGAAACGTCCTCTTGTCGGAATCAAAGATGCGGCCTATCGAGCTTCACTTGTTGAGCAAATTGTCGAAAGCGAACGGCGCATTCGATTTATTACCCGACTGCGGGGATTGAAGGATATCAACCAGCAAGTTGCCGATCCAGGGAGTGAACTATTTGACCCGTTCAGGGCGGCATTGCTAATGCATCGCAGTGGCATGATCGATGAAGCATCTTGGTTGGTGTTTCTTTCAGTTCATTTCGGGAAACCTAAACAGACTGGCTGGCGATTGGTTCGCGATGTCTATGGTCAATTGGGCGCTGGTGTGAATTGGGATTGGGAGCGAACGAGCAAGGACGTGCAGTCATTTCTGATATGGTTGGCGGCCCATCTGCACACATTAAAGGGCGCGGATGGTGTAAAGCGGCGTTTCGGCAATCATCGCAAATATCAGAGCCTTCATCCCTATTCGCCAAGTGGAACGGGGGCTGCTTTCGGCAGTTATATCAATTGGGTCGGACCCGCAAGAAAGCATCAGGTATTTTTTCAACAAGTCTCAAACGCCGCAGGCGGTGATCCTCGAAAAATGTTTTCCGACCTCTACGAATCAATGTCGGCAGTTAGTTCCTTCGGACGAACGGCCAAATTCGACTATTTGACGATGGTAGGCAAATTGGGTCTGCTGCCGATTGAGCCCGGGACAACATATATGCAAGGCGCTACAGGGCCTCTCTTGGGCGCCCGTCTCTTATTTGCGGGGAATAAGAACGCTAACCTTAGCCATAACACGCTGGAATTGTGGTTAATCGAACTAGAGGCTGATCTGCACTTGTATTTTGGTATGCAGATCCTTGAAGACGCCCTTTGCAACTGGCAGAAAAGTCCTGGGGTGTTCCGTCCGTTTCGTGGCTAGTTACCTACTCGGCGTTCCATGTATAGCGTGATTTTAGGTTGTTGAAATGGTTTCGCTTGAGCACTTTTAGGTGCTGCAATTGACCAACTACGATGCCGGGCGAGATACCTATGCTCTTTGCAAATCTCACTATGTCCCAAACATTTGCGCGGAGTGCTAAGAGGCGCGGCTGATACTCCGGTGGAATTAAGGTGGTAGAAGAGAATTCATTGGCCTCGGTCTCCTCTTTGTCTGAACAGGGGCCCTCACCTTCTACGAAAAGACCTTTCTTGTCGTGAAGTAGCAGGTGGCCTGCTTCGTGAAATAGTGAGAACCAAAAGTGATCGTCTGACAGGTAGCGGAAACTAAGTAACATAACCGCCTTGTCCGGTGAAACAAAGAAGGTCGCTCCGCTAGCTCGACACCCGGATGGTGTGCGAAGGAAAACTATTGCTACACCGCACTCGGCGCACAACTTTCTTAGCGTCGCGACAATATCTTGAAGATTTTTTAGGCGAGTAACGGCGCGAATTTTCGGCAATGTGGCTCTAAAACGTACAGCGTCCCACGTTTGGCAATCTATTGACGCACTTTCAATAGCCCCTTGCCGAAGCCAAGCTGCGGTTGCTCCCGCATGTGATTCAAACGAGGCCGATTTTCTGAATGCCGCGCCGTCAAATACGTCGGCATACCTTTCTCGCCACGACGACAAATTTGATGCACCAAAAAATGCGAGGCAAGCCGCAACGCCTTCGCCAGCGCTCTGAAATGGCTTGATCCAGCCAAACTGGACCATATCTTTTACTGGCAGACCCTTAAGCCAATGCTCCTGCTCTAGGTGCCTTGCACTCTCCAAGCTGCGCGTCAAATCGCTCCTATACTGTGCTTCGCGGTTAAGCCAAAAAGCCGGCGATGCCCCTAGAGTTCTTGCGAGATTTTCAGCAAGCTCTTCTGTAACGGGAGACCGGCCTTGCAGCAAATTGGCTACGTAATCTGAGGTTGCACCTATGCGCGTAGCGAAATCGGACGTAGACCATTTCCGTTCTCCAAGAAGATCAGCAATGGTGTCGCCGGGAGGGCATATCCAGTCGGGGCTAAATTGGCCGGTGCTAAGCATATTCGCTCCCTATTTTAATAATTTGGATGCGGGTTACCCTGCTCCAATCAACGAGATTTGTTGCTAATACTGGGAGTGCAGCGTGATTGGATCGGAAAATCATGGTGTGTCCATCCACTAGATCTACTGCCATATCCCCTGCTCGACTGTCACCGAGTTCGCGAGGATTTCCTGCAATCAGATCCTTCACAGACGTAGCGGCCCGCAAGTCGGCAAGACGGTGCTTTAACGCTGCGGCCACTCTTTCCCCGAGTTCGCGCCTTGCTAAAGCCTCAGCCTCACATATTTGTCGAAGCTGCTTATCGGAAAATGCGAGATCCAACGCCATCAATCTATTTCAATGGTAGAAGCAGCCACTCGATTTGGCGGATTGGGTAGTGGCATATCGATTTTCCAATTTATCATATGCCTGCTTGTCGATGAGTAGCTATTGCTCAACTCCGGTTTATCGCAGGGCTAACGATCTAGGTAACAGGCTGGCCGCCATTGGCCACCGAGAAAGAGAAGACGATTGAACGCGCTCGACGCAGAAACGAAGACTCATGGCGGCCAGTCCTTGCTGACCGACGGGTTCGACCCCAAGCCCCGGCAGACCATATTTTCGCCGTGCCGGACCTACCGCTACGCACTGTGGCGCGAGTGGATCGGAGGCGAAGGCTACGCGATGTTTGTGGGCCTGAACCCGAGCACGGCGGACGAGACGCAGGACGATCCGACGATACGGCGCTGCATTGCCTTTGCGAAGGCATGGGGCTACGCCGGCCTGTGCATGACAAACCTGTTTGCGTTCCGCGCCACCGACCCGAAGGACATGAAGGCCGCAGCCGATCCGGTAGGGCCGGACAACAACAAACACTTGGGGATGCTGGCCCATCGCGCCGGGGTAGTTGTGGCGGCGTGGGGCGCGAACGGAACGCATCGGGGGCGAGACGCCGAAGTGCGGGCGATGCTCGACCAGGCGCTGCACTGTCTGGCGCTGACGAAGGACGGCCACCCCGGCCACCCGCTGTATTTGCGGAAAACACTGACTCCGGTTCCGATGGGGTCGAACAGTTATTCATGCGCGGAAACGTCCGGGTTGCTGTCAATAAAACGGACACGGTCGAAATGCCTTTAAGGTACTGAATGACGTGGAGATTATCCGATCCTGGTCTCCTTATCAATCGACAATCATACGGACCGAGCCACTCCGATGTAGCCAACACGTCGACTGCTCGCTTTCCCTGAACGACTTCTGTTCAGGAGATCTCTGAAGGACCGGTTCTGGCCCGAATCTGAAAAGAAGGCTGGCATCCAACGGATGCCTCAGTTGCTCTGATCGACACGCTCGCGCAATTCCTTGCCAGCCTTAAAGTGTGGGACATGTTTGGCGTCCACCATCACCTTTTCACCGGATTTTGGATTGCGCCCGATACGCGGCGGCCTGTAGTTCAGATCAAAGCTGCCGAAGCCGCGAATCTCGGTGCGATCACCCCGTTCAAGTGCGGCGACCACTGCATCAAGAATCGTCTTCAACGCGAAATCAGCATCCTTCGCCACCAGTTGCGGGAAGCGCGCCGCCAGCTTGCCGGTCAGTTCAGATTTGGTCATAGGTCGCGTGCCCGACGCGCTTCTACTTCAAGGCGTCAGCCAAGTCCTTGTCGGTTACTTTCCCTGACCGATGCAGCCATAGCAGGATCGCCAACGGCTTCGGAATGTTCCGACCCGATTCGTAACGGGAGCCGCCCGACTGCGTGACGCCATAACGCGACCAGAAATCCTTCTGATTGAGGGTCTCTTTCTTGCGGGTAGTACCAATGTCGGAAAAGTCGAGTTTCTTCTTGCGGGCCATGGCGACCTCCATTGATGATGAGTGGAAACGGCATGCTATACCAATGCTAAACGGTGCGGGGCAACTCGATACAGTCAGCGGCACCGGCCTGAACCCGGAAAGACAGGATTTGGAGGCCGCGTACTGGCAAAGTTATTGCGGCTTGACCCATGCTCAGCCATCCGATTAGCATACAGTACGGCGCGTTTTGCGCCGTGCCGCGCCGCCACAAAAACTCCGGCAACTGCCGACACCAGCGAAAGCCACGACTCCCAAGGTCGTGGCTTTTTGCGTTCTTGGGTGCCGGTTTGCCAGCAGCGCGGCTCACTTTTCATGGAGCTAATCGCTATGTGTCAAACATCCAAAATCGACGAAGCAACCAGCCCCTCACCGTTACCGACCGTCCAGGACCGAACTCGCCCGCTGTTTTCGCTCGGGAGAATCGTCGCTACCCCTGGCGCACTCGCGGTATTTGAAGAAAACGGCCTCAACCCGTATGAATACCTCGGCCGGCACCAGTGCGGCGATTGGGGAACCGTGCCACCGGAAGACTGGAAGTCCAACGACGAAGCTCTTGTTCATGGCGGGCGAGTGCTTTCCGCCTACATGGTGAAAGGAACGAAGATTTGGATCATCACCGAGTGGGACCGGTCTGTTTCGACATTGCTGCTGCCGAGCGAGTATTGACATGGGCATCCTTCAGTCACGCAATGAACTGGATATCGAATTCGCCGACCACGAATCGCAACGACCGCTACGCGATCTGATCCTACTGTTGCCACATATTCAGGCCAGGAGAGTCGGTGGCGAATTTCACATTGACTGGCAAAGTGCGGCCCCGGAGCTTTTACTTCAGCTTGGCCACAATGCCGAAATAACCCAGCGCACCGTGAATCGGGGCGTAGCGGCAATCGGACGGTTACTGGTAGCAGTCAGCCCGGAAGTGGGTCTCGGCGAAATCCCTGCCGACTGCGTGGAATCAATAGGCTGGCTTTTGGCGGAACTCGGCGACTTGGGCTCTACGTCGACCGAAATACTGACAGCGTGCCAGAGGTACACGTCTGATTATTCGCCAGACAGCCCGCTGGAATTGACCCCAACCGCACGACCGTAGGTCACCCAGCCAGTCCTCTTCAGCGGCAACTATGCCGCTTTCATTCAAGCCAAGTGGTTTCACAAAACAACAGTTAGTGAAACAGGTTTTGTGCTCGCCATTGGCATATTCACAAAGGAACCCAGCAATGAACGCCACCGATCATCGGCGCAAGGCATCCGTGCGCCCATTACTTACTGAAGTCGAATACCTCGAAGCAACCAGAGCGCCATCGACCCGGCGCGAGTACGCGAACGATGTTCGTCTGTTTCTTGAGGCGGGCGGGACGATGCCGGCGTCAGTCGATCAGATCATCGCCTATATCACCGAGATCAGCAGCAGGCTTGCCGTGGCAACTATCGAACGCAGACTTGTCGCCATTCACGTAGGCCACCTTGAGCAAGGGCATCCGTCGCCGGCATCCGACGCTCGCGTTCGCCAGTTGATGAAAGGTGTCCGTCGCAGCCTTGGCGTTGCACAGAGACAAGTCAACGCCATCGAGAAAGACATCTTGCTCGATCTATGGTCGGTCGCAGCCAAACGTAAGCCAGTATGGGCGGCACGCACCGTTGCCTTGCTTGCAGTCGGCTGGGCGGGCGCGTTCCGCCGTAGTGAGTTGGTCGACCTGACGTGGGAGTGCGTGACGTGGCTGGATCGTGGGCTTGAAATCACGCTGTTGTCGTCTAAGGTCGATCAGATGGCGGCGGGCTTTGTGAAGTTCATTCCGATGGCACACGGCGACCGGTGCCCGGTCAAGGCACTGAAACATTGGCAGGACGTGTCAGGCATTACAACCGGTCCCATTTTTCGCTCGGTCGGTCAGAACGAAAGCATCGGCAGCCGGTCGCTCTCGACGCACGCCGTCGCCAAGATCATCAAGCAACTCATTGAGGCCACCGGGCGCGACCCAGCGCTTTTTTCAGGGCACAGCTTGCGGGCGGGGTTTGTCACGACGGGGGTTTTGGCGGGCGTCCAAAGTGCTGTCCTGACACAAGTGACGGGCCACAGGTCCGAAGTCACCCTCCAGAAATATGTGCGAATCGGCAAGCGGCGGCAGATTCCGTCGCTGCTGTAAGGGGGCTAGCAATAACCACGATGGCGGTGGTCATCCACGCACAAGTTTGCTAGCTCCGGTCGTGCTCGCAAGTGTTGGAGGCAGCTTTTGACCTCGGCGTTGATCTATTGGTGAGGCGGTACGAGGCAGCCCCGCAGCAACATCCCGAAATGCCATCAATGCCGCCTCAAGATGGTCAATGATCTCTTGCTGTAAGACGTCCGGCGGCGGCAGGTCATCCAAATTTTCGAGGCTGTCGTCTTTTAGCCAGAAGATATCAAGACTGGCCTTATCTCGTGCCATCAGGTCTTCGTAACTGAAGTACTTGAAGCGTTCTGTCTCGGTCCGCTCGTGCCGGTTGTCGGGGTTGTAGCGGAACACGAAGTCTTTCAAGTCATCCAGTTTCAGCGTCCGCGTCTTCAGCGTGAAATGCTTATTGGTGCGCAGGTCGTAGAACCAGACGCCCTTGGTGTGACTCTGGCCGTCCTTGGGTTTGGCATCGAAGAACAGCACATTCGCCTTCACGCCCTGTGCGTAAAAAATCCCCGTGGGCAGGCGCAGCACGGTATGCACGTCGCAGTTTTCCAGCAGCTTGCGGCGGATTTTTTCGCCTGCGCCACCTTCAAAGAGCACATTGTCCGGCAACACCACGGCGGCTTTGCCATCCGACTTCAACATGCTGACGATGTGCTGTAAGAAGTTGAGCTGTTTGTTCGACGTGGTTTCCCAGAAGTCCTGCCGTTCGTAGGTCAGTGCATCCTTGTCCTCCTCACCTTCCTCGTTAGTAAAGGTCATGCTGCTTTTCTTGCCGAACGGCGGATTGGCTAGAACGTAATCCACCTTTCGCTTGGGCTCGGCAATCAGTGCATCCGAACGCTCCACCAAGGGTTCGCCATCCAGTTCGCCGATGCTGTGCAAGAACAGGTTCATTAAGCACATGCGGCGGGTGTTGGGCACGATCTCATTGCCGTGAAAGGTCTTGTCGCGAAGAAACTCTTTCTGTGCCTTGTTAAGTTTTGCACCGGGTCGCGTAAGCCAGTTGTAGGCCCCAAGAAAAAAACCTCCGGTGCCGCAAGCTGGATCGGCAATTGACTTCATGGGCTCCGGCCGCACGCAGGCCACCATCGCTTCAATCAGCGCACGCGGGGTGAAATACTGTCCGGCGCCGCTTTTGGTGTCTTCCGCATTCTTTTGCAGGAGTCCTTCATACAGGTCGCCC
This is a stretch of genomic DNA from Parachlamydiales bacterium. It encodes these proteins:
- a CDS encoding type II toxin-antitoxin system HigB family toxin — protein: MRLIGRDRLRDLQSSDEQVKKWLLNWVAEVINAQWKHPSDVVSQFPNIRKGSDGHFIFPIGNCNWAVCLLIAFPQGIALITDLEAKDGIHGN
- a CDS encoding DUF4031 domain-containing protein, with the translated sequence MTTYVDNMQIVWRGKRWCHLVADSLEELHDFALRLELKREWFQQNASYPHYDLTIELRELALVLGATKGNRSQIIGCAKILKEQLMQSRRELCRPNQMALFE
- a CDS encoding ImmA/IrrE family metallo-endopeptidase, which encodes MLSTGQFSPDWICPPGDTIADLLGERKWSTSDFATRIGATSDYVANLLQGRSPVTEELAENLARTLGASPAFWLNREAQYRSDLTRSLESARHLEQEHWLKGLPVKDMVQFGWIKPFQSAGEGVAACLAFFGASNLSSWRERYADVFDGAAFRKSASFESHAGATAAWLRQGAIESASIDCQTWDAVRFRATLPKIRAVTRLKNLQDIVATLRKLCAECGVAIVFLRTPSGCRASGATFFVSPDKAVMLLSFRYLSDDHFWFSLFHEAGHLLLHDKKGLFVEGEGPCSDKEETEANEFSSTTLIPPEYQPRLLALRANVWDIVRFAKSIGISPGIVVGQLQHLKVLKRNHFNNLKSRYTWNAE
- a CDS encoding DUF1643 domain-containing protein, with protein sequence MNALDAETKTHGGQSLLTDGFDPKPRQTIFSPCRTYRYALWREWIGGEGYAMFVGLNPSTADETQDDPTIRRCIAFAKAWGYAGLCMTNLFAFRATDPKDMKAAADPVGPDNNKHLGMLAHRAGVVVAAWGANGTHRGRDAEVRAMLDQALHCLALTKDGHPGHPLYLRKTLTPVPMGSNSYSCAETSGLLSIKRTRSKCL
- a CDS encoding integration host factor subunit beta, coding for MTKSELTGKLAARFPQLVAKDADFALKTILDAVVAALERGDRTEIRGFGSFDLNYRPPRIGRNPKSGEKVMVDAKHVPHFKAGKELRERVDQSN
- a CDS encoding site-specific integrase, which codes for MNATDHRRKASVRPLLTEVEYLEATRAPSTRREYANDVRLFLEAGGTMPASVDQIIAYITEISSRLAVATIERRLVAIHVGHLEQGHPSPASDARVRQLMKGVRRSLGVAQRQVNAIEKDILLDLWSVAAKRKPVWAARTVALLAVGWAGAFRRSELVDLTWECVTWLDRGLEITLLSSKVDQMAAGFVKFIPMAHGDRCPVKALKHWQDVSGITTGPIFRSVGQNESIGSRSLSTHAVAKIIKQLIEATGRDPALFSGHSLRAGFVTTGVLAGVQSAVLTQVTGHRSEVTLQKYVRIGKRRQIPSLL
- a CDS encoding class I SAM-dependent DNA methyltransferase, encoding MNTSTLVQKVWNFCHTLRDDGVGYGDYLEQLTYLLFLKLAHEYAQEPYNRDTHIPKGYDWASLTPKVGEPLESHYLAVLHKLGQEPGMLGAIFFKAQNKIQDPAKLSRLVQLIDAENWISLDADTKGDLYEGLLQKNAEDTKSGAGQYFTPRALIEAMVACVRPEPMKSIADPACGTGGFFLGAYNWLTRPGAKLNKAQKEFLRDKTFHGNEIVPNTRRMCLMNLFLHSIGELDGEPLVERSDALIAEPKRKVDYVLANPPFGKKSSMTFTNEEGEEDKDALTYERQDFWETTSNKQLNFLQHIVSMLKSDGKAAVVLPDNVLFEGGAGEKIRRKLLENCDVHTVLRLPTGIFYAQGVKANVLFFDAKPKDGQSHTKGVWFYDLRTNKHFTLKTRTLKLDDLKDFVFRYNPDNRHERTETERFKYFSYEDLMARDKASLDIFWLKDDSLENLDDLPPPDVLQQEIIDHLEAALMAFRDVAAGLPRTASPIDQRRGQKLPPTLASTTGASKLVRG